Genomic segment of Methanobacterium spitsbergense:
ACTTCAGCAAAGCCATCCAACTCGGAACTAACTCATGGATAGAACTCAAAAATCAATACGGACAAATAAAACCATACACAACCAGTATAAACGGTAACACACTGAATATAACAGCCAACGCAGCATTTGCAAGAGGAACAACCTACACAGTCATACTACATTCAAACAGCGTTACAAGCACAGGCGGAGCAGGACTAACAACACCATACACAACAAAATTCACAACAACCACAACATAAAAAAACAAATAAAATAAGCGAATATTAGAGGATTTAAAAATCCTCACATATTTTTTCTATTTTTTTTATGTAAATAATCGGATATTTAGGATTAAGTTCTAAAAAAAATAAACCTGTTTTCTGATGGTATTCTCTAAATATGGGGGAATAACCCAAAAAAACTAAACAATTAACTTTGAAATACTATTTTGCCTGCATATATTCCATGGTAGACCAGTATTCAAGTAAACCATGGTAAAATAAATTTTTTGTATTCATTTTATGTGAAATTTAGTCACCAAAATACTTGTTTTTACTTAAAAGTCTTTCTATTTGATTGTTATTAAACAATATATATTAATAGTCCATATTGTAAAAATATTAAAGGAGGGTAAATAATTTTTTGTTAAAAAAAACCTTTTTTGGGATGGGGGTGGAAAGATTTATAGGACAATATAAATTTTCTATTGATAACAGAAGGAATTATGATAATTTAATTGTTTTTGCAGTTGTAATAACATTATTAGGGGTTATTTTTGCTTTGGGTATGGGTAATGTTTCAGCTGCTCCGGGAGATACTATTTATGTTAACAATGCCACTGGAAACGACGACTATGATGGAATCAGTGCTACTTGGGTTGGTGGAATGGTTGGACCCAAAGCAACCATACAAAATGGAACCAACACCGTAGACGATAATGGAAGAGTTAATGTCGCCGACGGAACCTATAACGAACATATTACTATCAACAAAAATGTGACTCTCCTAGGACAAAGCCAAATCGGCACCATAATCGATGGAACCGCGAGCGGCCGGCCATTAATTATAACCCCTGGACTTACAGTAAATCTGACTAACTTCACAATACAAAATGGAAATGCTGATAGCGGGGGAGGGATCTACAATGAGGGTACGGTGATTATAAACAACTGTACTATCCGACAAAACATAGCACAAGCATATTATAATGCAATGGGAGGCGCTATCTTCAACCTTGGCACTATAACTCTTAACGATTGCACCATAACGCAGAACACCGCTAATTCGTTCAGTTATAGTGGATCTGGTGGTGCCATCATTAATGCAGGTAGTGTCACTATTAATAGTTGTATCATAACGCAGAACACCGCACAGGGAGGAAGTTCATCTGGGGGTGCTATCTTCAACAATGGTAACGTTCTTGCACATTACAATGTCTTCAATGGCAACACCGCACTTACCGGAGCTGCTATTAGCAACTATTATGGCTACGTAGATGCACAGTATAACTGGTGGGGGTCCAACGTCGATCCCAGCAGCCAATTTTACGGTGTACTCTACAACCCTTGGTTATACATGACCATCAAGGCGACTCCAAATAATATTAACAACGGAGAAACGAGCCAAATTATTGCAAGTTTCAATAATCTTTTTGACGGCACTACGGTGACCGATCTGATTCCAACCATTGGACATATACCCGATGGAATACTTGTAAACTTTTCAAGCGATGCATTAGGCACAGTTAACCCATTAAGTGGGACCACAATTAATGGTATAGCATCAACAACATTCACGGCAGGTTTAAATCCGGGAATATCTACAATAACTTCAAGTGTTGATGCAGCAACTGTAACAACGGGTGTTACAATTAATGAAAATGTGCCACCGTTAGTTACAAGCACAAGTCCAGTTAACAACGCCCTGAATGTAGTGGTGAATAAGGTTATTCAAATAACCTTTGACAGAAACATACAACTCGGAACCAATCCATGGATAGAACTCAAAACAAGCAGCAGTGGAACAGCAGTACCATATACAACAAACATAGTAGGAAATGTACTTTCAATAACACCTAACTCATTACTGGCAGTGGGAACATCGTACTCTGTTATCTTACATTCTAACAGTGTTATAAATCTGGTTGGAATTGGATTAGCAGCTCCTTATACAACACGATTCACAACAGAGACACCACCAGTTGTTACCAGTACAAGTCCAGTGAACAATGCATTTAACGTCGCATTGAATAAGGTTATACAGATAACCTTCGATAAAGCCATACAACTCGGAACCAATCCATGGATCGAACTCAAAACAAGCAACAGTGGAACAATAGTACCATACACAACAAACATAATAGGAAATGTACTATCAATAACACCTAACTCACTCTTAAATGCAGGAACTAAATACACAGTCATCCTACACTCCAACAGCATAACAGACATGCAAGGAAATGGTTTAAACACACCGTACACAACCATATTCACAACAACCTTACCACCAGTCGTAACAAGCACAAGTCCAATGAACAACGAAGTTAATGTGGCTGTAAATAAGGTGATACAAATCAACTTCAGCAAAGCCATCCAACTCGGAACTAACTCATGGATAGAACTCAAAAATCAATACGGACAAATAAAACCATACACAACCAGTATAAACGGTAACACACTGAATATAACAGCCAACGCAGCATTTGCAAGAGGAACAACCTACACAGTCATACTACATTCAAACAGCGTTACAAGCACAGGCGGAGCAGGACTAACAACACCATACACAACAAAATTCACAACAACCACAACATAAAAAAACAAATAAAATAAACGAATATCTATAGAGGATTTAAAAATCCTCACATATTTTTTTCATGTAATAACCGGATATTTAGGATTAAGTTCTAAAAATACAACTGTTTCTGATGGTATTCTCTAAATATGAAGGTATAGCCAAAAAATCTAAACAATTGACTTTGAAATAGACTTTCACAATGAATTAGTATCACTTCCTATATATTTTAATTTAAAGATGTTTTTAGGTGGAGAAGAATTCTGATTTTAATAGACAATGAGCAAAATTTTCACTTGATTTAAAAGAAATATATAGCAACTCATACTAAAACATTTCAAAACTATTGACTTATGTTAAGTATCTAAAGCACATACTCGTCCATAATCCTGATACCACTATCTTATTTCTGTTTGTTTCTTTAACCGCATTAAAAGTTTTATCATCTTCAAATGCATCAAAACTTGGAATTTCCCTTGCAAACACTTCTTGATCGGGAAAAATTTCAGTAATCTCTGGAAACACATCCCCGTTACTATGAGGATTAATCGATGATAAAACAACAGGAACATCAAGAATGCTTGCAGCTTTAGCAGCAAATATAGCAGCATTCTTGATTATTGTCTTATCCCCTGAACTAACACTTTTAATCATGGTTGGCTGATAATCCACCAAAACTAAAACACTATTCAAATCAGTTAATAACTCCAATTTTCCTTCGTTTAAATTCACCAATATAATTCCTCCATAAGATCTAAGAAAGATTCAAAATTTTTACATGATATTGACCTATTATAATATTTAGATTGGAGAAGTAATAAATTTTTGTTACTATAGCCAAATCCAAAATAAGTGGTTAATAGGGTGTTTTCTTTTATGAATTAAATAATTAAGAAAACTAAATATCCTTTTGATAAGAAATATAAATTCATGAAAATACGATGCCCTTGGGTAAATGATGATCCATTGATGATGGAATATCATGACAATGAATGGGGAGTTCCCATTCATAATGACAATCTTCTCTTCGAATTCTTGGTATTAGAAGGTGCACAGGCAGGTTTAAGTTGGAGTACTATACTTAAAAAAAGGGAAAATTATAGATTGGCTTTTGATAATTTCAATCCAGAAAAGGTAGCTGAATATAGCAGCAAAAAAATTAATGAACTGGAAAATAATACATGCATAGTTCGTAATCGTCTCAAAATCCGTTCTACAGTGATTAATGCCAGATTAATTCTTGACATTCAAAAAGAGTTTGGAAGTTTCGATAAATATATATGGAACTTTGTTGAAGGGAAAACAATTCAAAATCATTGGAAAACAATGAGAGATATACCTTCATCAACATTAGAATCGGAACAAATGGGTTTAGATATGAAAAAAAAGGGGTTTCAAATTTGTTGGCCCCACAATCTGTTATGCATTTATGCAAGCTGTAGGAATGGTAAACGATCATGTTGTGGATTGTTTCAGGCATTCTGAGTTGAAACAAAGTTAAATTGGGATGATCTTAATGAAACTTAAAAGATCATTTTACATGCAGGATACAATAGTTGTAGCTAAAGGATTATTAGGCTGCTTTTTAGTCCATAGAACTCTTGAAGGAATAACAAAGGGCAAAATTGTAGAAATAGAAGCTCATATGGGTCCAAATGATAAGGGAGCCCATTCTTATGGAGGTAGGCATACCCCCCGTATGGATCCTCTTTACAATACAGGAGGATATGCATATATTTTCCAACTACATGGGCATAATTACTGTTTTAATGTTGTAACTCAAAAAACAGGAATTCCACAAGCTGTACTTATACGAGGTTTGGAACCTATTCAAGGTTTGGATTTAATGGCAAAACGTAGGAATATTGATATATCAACAGGTTTGAGAAGTAAATTTAAGAATTTGACTAATGGACCTTCAAAATTATGTCAGGCAATGGATATTGATACTTCACTTAACGGGATAGATTTGTGCGGAGATGAACTCTTTATTACATCAGGAAAGACTTTCAATGATGATGAAATCTTGAGTGCTCCAAGGGTAAATATTGATTATGCAGAAGAATATAAAAATAAAAAATGGCGATTTTTTTTGAAAAAAATGAATTTGTAAGTAAATACCCTAAAATATGACATTATCAAATAATTTATGATCAAATGAGGAATAGGTCGGGATCTAAAAAAAATTTATACAATTCATGATATACTCTACTTAAAATTATCAAATAAAAATTTTTCCACTAACCTTATTAATCTTGCAAATCTAAAAAAATTATTAAAATAGAGTTAAAGGGGATTGAAATTGTTAAAACGTAAACATGTTTTTCTTGATGACCAAGTAAAAATCAATAGAGTTGAGAATAAACTAAAAAAATATGAAAAATTCAAGCCTTACGATCAAAAAACAGTCGAAGAAGACTTTCGTTTACATGAAAAACTGGCACAGCTCAGTATTGTTGCAAGTAACTTCATGATGACTGGGCATAGCCCAACCATGGTAATGACTAAAAGAGAAGAAGGAGACGAAGTTTTATTACCAGTAGGTGGAGGACAAAAAGATAGAGCTCGAGAAATTATATCCAAAATTGATTTCAGAAAACTTTATCGTGGCGGAAAGGGTAGAAAAACAGACCCAATCATGATTATTACAGCCATTTGTATGTATGTTATGAGACAGGATAACC
This window contains:
- a CDS encoding DNA-3-methyladenine glycosylase I → MCYAFMQAVGMVNDHVVDCFRHSELKQS
- a CDS encoding Ig-like domain-containing protein, producing MERFIGQYKFSIDNRRNYDNLIVFAVVITLLGVIFALGMGNVSAAPGDTIYVNNATGNDDYDGISATWVGGMVGPKATIQNGTNTVDDNGRVNVADGTYNEHITINKNVTLLGQSQIGTIIDGTASGRPLIITPGLTVNLTNFTIQNGNADSGGGIYNEGTVIINNCTIRQNIAQAYYNAMGGAIFNLGTITLNDCTITQNTANSFSYSGSGGAIINAGSVTINSCIITQNTAQGGSSSGGAIFNNGNVLAHYNVFNGNTALTGAAISNYYGYVDAQYNWWGSNVDPSSQFYGVLYNPWLYMTIKATPNNINNGETSQIIASFNNLFDGTTVTDLIPTIGHIPDGILVNFSSDALGTVNPLSGTTINGIASTTFTAGLNPGISTITSSVDAATVTTGVTINENVPPLVTSTSPVNNALNVVVNKVIQITFDRNIQLGTNPWIELKTSSSGTAVPYTTNIVGNVLSITPNSLLAVGTSYSVILHSNSVINLVGIGLAAPYTTRFTTETPPVVTSTSPVNNAFNVALNKVIQITFDKAIQLGTNPWIELKTSNSGTIVPYTTNIIGNVLSITPNSLLNAGTKYTVILHSNSITDMQGNGLNTPYTTIFTTTLPPVVTSTSPMNNEVNVAVNKVIQINFSKAIQLGTNSWIELKNQYGQIKPYTTSINGNTLNITANAAFARGTTYTVILHSNSVTSTGGAGLTTPYTTKFTTTTT
- a CDS encoding isochorismatase family protein, with the translated sequence MNLNEGKLELLTDLNSVLVLVDYQPTMIKSVSSGDKTIIKNAAIFAAKAASILDVPVVLSSINPHSNGDVFPEITEIFPDQEVFAREIPSFDAFEDDKTFNAVKETNRNKIVVSGLWTSMCFRYLT
- a CDS encoding DNA-3-methyladenine glycosylase; the encoded protein is MKLKRSFYMQDTIVVAKGLLGCFLVHRTLEGITKGKIVEIEAHMGPNDKGAHSYGGRHTPRMDPLYNTGGYAYIFQLHGHNYCFNVVTQKTGIPQAVLIRGLEPIQGLDLMAKRRNIDISTGLRSKFKNLTNGPSKLCQAMDIDTSLNGIDLCGDELFITSGKTFNDDEILSAPRVNIDYAEEYKNKKWRFFLKKMNL